In Miscanthus floridulus cultivar M001 chromosome 8, ASM1932011v1, whole genome shotgun sequence, the sequence TttctctttgttttccttttgcaATCTATAAATGGCACAGGAGTGAGACTTGAGCATTTATTTCTACCAATGATATATACGGGTGTTTTAGTTTTTCCAAATTAAATTTTTCATTGCACCCTATAGGTTGTTAACTTCTCTCCTTAATTTTATGAATATTCCTTTCATCCTCCCGTTAAAAAATTTCTTCGATGATTCTGGAAATTTTCATTTCTATTAAATTCTTCATAAACGCCTTTTCCGTTAAGAAAAATATTCTCGAAGTGATCCTAGAGAAAACCTGCAGGCCGGTAACGTGCTGGCCCAGATCAACTTCCTACGTACACATATCACGCAGTGTCGTCGTAGGTGTGGGGCCGCACACATTGATACGGTAATGATGCCTAGCTAACTTGTGGTATTAAAATGGAGTATATATAATGTAGAAAAAAGTGTCTTTGTCACAAAAGTCTCATATACTATCACCCAACAAGAAGAAAAGGATTAATCACCGCCGGTTGAAATGGACACAGTGGATTCGTTGCTTGACATGGAATCAGTCCAAAGCTAGGGGGCGCCTCCGCCGGTCCGATCCCGCTAATAATTTCTTTGGTCATACTCACTTTAGTTTCAAGAAAAAGGGTGTACGCTTTCTGTTATCTATGCAATCATCACATGAATTCATTGTTATAGTTTATAAGAAATGATTAATGCTTAAGCTAAATTCTGGTACACCTTTCCCACTTGTACAGTTGTATTGATGCTAAAGCGTCATGTGACTGGAGTTTTGGATTTCTTGGTATATGCACATAgtgtgtgttatatatatatatatatatatatatatatatatatatatatatatatatatatatatatatatatatatatatatatatatatatatatatatatatatatatatatagacacacacacatatatacatatattatgTTGGTAATTTAGATGTTCATAGTTCACTCATACATATTTAGCCAGCAGTGACATACTTTTTGGTACTCCTATATTACAGTATAGTATTATATATAGTATACATACACGATCCGCTATCTCTTTAAAACAGTCACAAAAAAATTATCTCTTTAAAACGGAGATGTGGCATTTAAAAAGTATAGTGTAAAATAACCTAGGTTGGCAAATTAAAATAGAAAGGCCAGAAGGCTTCTAGGGGGAGAAGGGGAAAAAACTTGATGAGCTAAAAAATTAGTCCTAGTATCCCGACTTAGAGCACTTCCAAAAGACTATGATAGATCTCAAAAAATCAAGATTTAGAGGCTCTTTAAAAAAATTGGCTCTTCAAAAAAAAGTAGAGCACCACAACAGATTCTTTATTCTATCCCTTTCCCTATTTTTGAAATTTGCCACGTCATATTATTTTAGATCTCAATGATGGGATCAACCAATCACGTGAGTGGGCCGCGCAGGGAAAGAGGAAATTCGCAAGGGAGAGGAAGACATGCGACTGCACGGTGAGGGACGGTGGCTCGGGATTTCTACCGAGCTATTTTGCCGCGATACACTACTGGAAACGCGTGCTTTGCCAAAGGCatgaggctttgccgagggccaaatctcgggcattcggcaaagacactctttgccgagggccagccacaagagccctcggcaaagaacggccctcggcaaagagtggccCTCGGTaaagacaggcccacggcaaatcaaatctttgccgagggcctcggccctcggcaaattaggcccgttgggtcacggcggccatttcccgtcaagctttgccgagggccacccgttaggTCCTCGGCAAAGgttattttttttttgtgaaaccaGCTttttcggcaaattttttttaagtctttgccgagggtcctagagcaggccctcggcaaagatttttttaaaacgagtttttcggccaaatttttttttataaatcgcctttgccgagcgcccgaggctaggccctcggcaaagaagccctttgccgagggctaggataggccctcggcaaagattttttatttttattttttaaattctttgccgagggccacgggccaggccctcggcaaagagccctcggcaaattttttttttggtttttttagcccagtttttttgtggtgctacaatacattgtttttaactcaattttaaaatttaggccaattttgattttgttttgtatatttccttaatttattttgattctttgatttttttgaatatgtcaaatttgaactgcaggtgtatggaatattgcaatgtagtgtttcgaaaaatgttattcatgttaattggtgcatgttgagtccttatccacgaactcgcatcaaatttcgcgcatcttgttcgcgtaacatgacgaccgacttgccggaaaagtgttttaaaattatataaaatccatacgaagtctgaaaatcacgaaacttggcgagatgtcatgttatcgcatgtgtaggctgtggtaaaaaattgagaaggtttcgagtgAGTTGCGAtgtcggatgcctgaaacccagacatctccacatgtgatcgggcgccgccgcaggaggcagcggtctcctccctcgacacgtgatgaggtgctggaggaggagcacgtgacggccatggcctcgtcctcgtcggaggacgagaggggtcaccagacgggcgagggagacgaggcgctcgagggcgagggaggcgaggcgctcgagggcgagggagagggtaccgctacccggactctctacgagcgaggtcccgcgagcctccctccggttccgcttcctcacaaccgctcagtgattcggcctatggcaaagaggtaagtaactatggatgttatcacaactacttcataagatatgttggaaatcttaagagaaactgataaattttcttaatcacttgtgcagggcctggttggttttgtcgggtactccagcacgcacccccgcgagcatccttggtgttttgtgcaggaaatggtaccctggcattgtgcaactgtccgaagagccggtggtgcgggagccggcctccaactgggacaggtacgcgctggtcatggatgacacttaccgcaacaagcaggagcaagtattggcggagttttgggtaagtctctctcgcacaacattgcttaatacatcgcattcattggttaaatcttttattgaaataatgaatggatacatcggttttgtatgcagaaatatttcaaggccgaagaaggacttgaggcccaggcggatcgggcggctgccgcagcttgtagggagtacgtcaccgagatgcaccaccatgggcgcgtccaggcccacatagactactacaggtcggtacttaggcagtccctccccaagcctcaagcaagacagATTACGCTGACCTGGGactagtaccttgaggtaggcgaataacattcataatgattcgttttgatattaagtaggttcaatttcatcttctgatatgtcaaatactcgatgacttgtaggtgattccctggtggtgccgatcgtatcccgagtgctgggccatgatcgtggacaagtggttatcagaggactttgttgacacgcacgagagacagcgggaacagcgtctgatgaggcaaggtccaactcaccatcaaggcagtcgtagcctccccggatacaaacaagcatacgtaaatgatttctttcatttattttgacgctcaattctacttgatttctcaccatcttcccatctttctcgcaggaggctgcacacccgggcgaggaggtctcggagttctctgcgtgggctatgtcccacatgggcagggcatcgtcctctgtctccttcgacccggctgccccgccccaggcgtactccgacccgaacgtgtacactaaagtctaagagtacacgtcaacggtaagggagatctatggggaagattacaatatgcgcactgagcccattgatgcagaggcgatcatgaggctcggaggaggcaagaagcacgggcggctgtggattgcagacggcgccatcgactccaccactgttccctccctcgacgctatccgagcacggagcacgagctccagccagcccatacgtccacggccttctctagcactgcagcaggtccaagcactccaggtaattcctgctttactcgtcgtacgtagatatttacacacctaaattagatttgcatcactgatacattggagtgaaatattgcaggccgagctgcaagaaacaagaaggcaaagtcaagagcagaacgcggagctgaccgcacagctgtaggcccagaaggtcgcgttcgaggccgcgcagaagcagatggcggagatgatggtgatcatgcaaagtcttgggcaagcatcgggtgtacctgtgcagttttcagctcctccacctcctactcctgtaagtatgaaactTCACTTtttgcttgtgctttgcatgtatgtcggccttcatgccgttgtggatgtcggcgttcgtgccgttgtggatgtcggcgttcgtgccgtcgtttcttacaggttttggaaaccttcccgtgca encodes:
- the LOC136468710 gene encoding uncharacterized protein; translated protein: MASSSSEDERGHQTGEGDEALEGEGGEALEGEGEGTATRTLYERGPASLPPVPLPHNRSVIRPMAKRAWLVLSGTPARTPASILGVLCRKWYPGIVQLSEEPVVREPASNWDRYALVMDDTYRNKQEQVLAEFWKYFKAEEGLEAQADRAAAAACREYVTEMHHHGRVQAHIDYYRSVLRQSLPKPQARQITLTWD